Proteins encoded by one window of Streptomyces sp. LX-29:
- a CDS encoding glycosyltransferase → MRFLLSTIGSRGEVQPVVALAMELTARGQEVVVCAPPDFRAWAESWGIAYVPVGPELRGTAKQSAGAVPTPEQRRQMIEGTMAAQFAAVRGAAEGCDVIVGGGALAVAAHSVAEHRGIGYVHAAFAPITLPSAHHAPPVFGMLGQKPADGPVDHRRLWAEDAERWNTLWGAALGAQRGALGLPPLKDVRGHLFTDRPWLAADPTLAPWPRPSDLDVLQTGAWVLADNRPLAPELETFLDAGEPPVYCGFGSARAPENIAMTVIATARALGRRVILSSGWAGLTPVDDEPDCLSIGEVNQRALFPRVAAVVHHGGAGTTTAAAAAGTPQVVVPRMFDQFYFAHRVEHLGIGSAHPSSPPTGDSLLAALRHALDPEVSRRAGTIAGEVRADGAATAARRLIDMR, encoded by the coding sequence ATGCGTTTTCTGTTGTCCACGATCGGGTCACGTGGAGAGGTCCAGCCAGTCGTGGCGCTGGCCATGGAGTTGACGGCGAGGGGACAGGAGGTCGTGGTGTGTGCGCCCCCCGACTTCCGTGCCTGGGCCGAGTCCTGGGGGATCGCGTACGTGCCCGTCGGGCCCGAGCTGCGCGGCACCGCGAAGCAGAGCGCCGGAGCCGTCCCCACACCCGAACAGCGGCGTCAGATGATCGAGGGCACGATGGCCGCGCAGTTCGCGGCGGTCCGCGGGGCCGCCGAGGGGTGCGACGTCATCGTGGGAGGCGGAGCGCTGGCCGTCGCCGCCCACTCGGTCGCCGAGCACCGTGGCATCGGCTATGTCCACGCCGCGTTCGCCCCGATCACACTGCCGTCCGCGCACCACGCCCCGCCGGTCTTCGGGATGCTCGGACAGAAGCCGGCGGACGGGCCGGTCGACCACCGACGGCTCTGGGCCGAGGACGCCGAACGGTGGAACACCCTGTGGGGCGCGGCCCTCGGCGCGCAGCGTGGCGCCCTCGGGCTGCCGCCGCTCAAGGACGTGCGCGGCCACCTGTTCACCGACAGGCCGTGGCTGGCCGCGGACCCCACCCTGGCCCCCTGGCCCCGGCCGTCCGACCTGGACGTGCTCCAGACGGGAGCCTGGGTGCTCGCGGACAACCGCCCCCTGGCTCCCGAGCTCGAGACGTTTCTGGACGCCGGCGAGCCGCCCGTCTACTGCGGGTTCGGCAGTGCCCGCGCGCCCGAGAACATCGCCATGACGGTGATCGCCACGGCTCGCGCGCTGGGGCGGCGCGTCATCCTGTCGAGTGGCTGGGCCGGCCTGACCCCCGTGGACGACGAGCCCGACTGCCTGTCGATCGGCGAGGTGAACCAACGGGCGCTGTTCCCGCGGGTCGCCGCGGTGGTGCACCACGGCGGCGCCGGCACCACCACCGCCGCCGCGGCGGCGGGCACCCCGCAGGTGGTCGTTCCACGGATGTTCGACCAGTTCTACTTCGCCCACCGCGTCGAACACCTCGGCATCGGCAGCGCCCACCCCTCCAGCCCACCGACCGGCGACTCGCTGCTCGCCGCCCTCCGCCACGCCCTCGATCCCGAGGTGTCGCGGCGGGCTGGAACCATCGCCGGCGAGGTGCGCGCCGACGGCGCGGCGACCGCCGCCCGACGACTGATCGACATGCGCTGA
- a CDS encoding YafY family protein has translation MTDTSARLLTLLSLLQTPREWPGGELAERLGVSRRTVRRDIERLRELGYPVQATMGTEGGYRLVAGKAMPPLVLDDEEAVAIAVGLRAGAGHAVEGVEEASVRALAKLEQVLPARLRHRLTALQTATLPLTVGGGDGATVDPHTLTAIAAAVTGHELLRFPYRAGDGTVSRRQVEPYRLVSTGRRWYLVAYDLDREDWRTFRVDRVGEPFPTGARFTPRPLPAEDAAEYLRRSMSRLAPEHHLDVSFAAPALYVAARLPASLGTPEPTGDHSCRLRATPSDSLEWLAVRLALVDCDFQVHGPAALVDHLASLGERLLRASGR, from the coding sequence ATGACGGACACATCCGCACGGCTGCTGACCCTGCTCTCCCTCCTCCAGACCCCGCGCGAGTGGCCCGGTGGTGAGCTCGCCGAGCGGCTCGGCGTCAGCCGGCGCACCGTTCGGCGCGACATCGAACGGCTGCGCGAGCTCGGCTACCCGGTGCAGGCGACGATGGGCACGGAGGGCGGATACCGCCTGGTCGCCGGGAAGGCCATGCCGCCGCTGGTCCTCGACGACGAGGAGGCCGTGGCCATCGCCGTCGGTCTGCGGGCCGGCGCGGGCCACGCGGTCGAGGGAGTGGAGGAGGCGTCGGTACGAGCCCTGGCCAAGCTGGAACAGGTGCTGCCCGCGCGGCTGCGGCACCGTCTCACCGCGCTCCAGACGGCGACGCTGCCGCTGACGGTGGGCGGCGGAGACGGGGCGACGGTCGACCCGCACACCCTCACCGCGATCGCGGCGGCGGTCACCGGACACGAACTGCTGCGCTTCCCCTACCGCGCCGGCGACGGCACCGTGAGCCGCCGACAGGTCGAGCCCTACCGGCTGGTGTCGACCGGACGCCGGTGGTACCTCGTCGCCTACGACCTCGACCGCGAGGACTGGCGTACGTTCCGCGTCGACCGGGTCGGCGAACCGTTCCCGACCGGCGCACGGTTCACCCCGCGACCCCTGCCCGCCGAGGACGCGGCGGAGTACCTGCGCCGCTCGATGTCCCGCCTCGCCCCGGAACACCACCTGGACGTCTCCTTCGCCGCCCCGGCCCTCTACGTGGCCGCACGCCTGCCCGCGTCGCTGGGCACCCCCGAGCCGACCGGTGACCACTCCTGCCGCCTGCGGGCCACCCCCTCCGACTCCCTGGAGTGGCTCGCCGTCCGGCTCGCCCTGGTGGACTGCGACTTCCAGGTCCACGGGCCCGCCGCCCTGGTCGACCACCTGGCGTCCCTGGGAGAGCGCCTGCTCCGGGCGAGCGGGAGATGA
- a CDS encoding MFS transporter: protein MTSASPVVPAPAPVTDRRRWFALAIVMTAAFMDLVDVTIVNIAIPSIQEDTGASFSAIQWITAGYALAFAAGLITGGRLGDIHGRKRIFLLGIGGFTIASALCGLAAGPEMLVGARILQGAMAALMVPQVLSIVHATFPAHERGKVFGMFGAIVGLGSVSGPLLGALLTQWDLFGLAWRPIFLINLPVGIAGLLLGRKYITESKAPSALRLDLVGVALVTLGLLMLVYPLTRGHELGWPAWGFVSMAGSLVVLGLFVAYERHKTRKDGSALVELGLFRVKSFAAGIAVQLAFGVACGIFFLVWTLYMQIGLGWSALRAGLTGIPFSLAVSVAAGVSVQKLVPRFGRKVLQTGALAMVCGLLLYIWEAGRYGTGIDSWQMALPLLVMGAGMGLIVAPLTDAVLSEVPREHAGSASGLINTTMQMGNALGLALVSVVFLAAVDEGDITGGRQAAGDAFTEAFQHSLWWVIGVLTVIFLLMSALPARPKQHLEGAADGPGNPADAAEGTVDAPRRAAGAREAGDETPAESRQEPALAP, encoded by the coding sequence ATGACTTCAGCAAGCCCCGTCGTGCCCGCACCCGCGCCCGTGACCGACCGGCGCCGTTGGTTCGCGCTCGCCATCGTGATGACCGCGGCGTTCATGGACCTGGTCGACGTCACGATCGTCAACATCGCCATCCCGAGCATCCAGGAGGACACCGGCGCCTCCTTCAGCGCCATCCAGTGGATCACCGCGGGGTACGCCCTGGCGTTCGCGGCCGGGCTGATCACCGGCGGCAGGCTCGGCGACATCCACGGCCGTAAGCGGATCTTCCTGCTCGGCATCGGCGGCTTCACGATCGCCTCCGCGCTGTGCGGCCTGGCCGCGGGCCCGGAGATGCTCGTCGGCGCCCGCATCCTGCAGGGCGCGATGGCCGCCCTGATGGTTCCGCAGGTGCTCTCGATCGTGCACGCCACCTTCCCGGCCCATGAGCGCGGCAAGGTCTTCGGCATGTTCGGCGCGATCGTCGGGCTCGGCTCGGTCTCCGGCCCGTTGCTGGGCGCCCTGCTCACCCAGTGGGACCTCTTCGGTCTCGCATGGCGACCGATCTTCCTGATCAACCTGCCGGTCGGCATAGCCGGCCTGCTGCTGGGGCGGAAGTACATCACCGAGTCCAAGGCGCCCTCGGCGCTGCGCCTCGACCTGGTCGGGGTGGCGCTGGTCACCCTGGGTCTGCTCATGCTGGTCTACCCGCTCACGCGCGGCCACGAGCTCGGCTGGCCGGCGTGGGGCTTCGTCTCGATGGCCGGCAGCCTGGTCGTCCTCGGCCTGTTCGTGGCGTACGAGCGGCACAAGACGCGCAAGGACGGCTCCGCGCTGGTGGAGCTCGGCCTGTTCCGGGTGAAGAGCTTCGCCGCCGGGATCGCGGTCCAGCTGGCGTTCGGCGTCGCGTGCGGCATCTTCTTCCTGGTCTGGACGCTCTACATGCAGATCGGTCTGGGCTGGAGCGCGCTGCGGGCCGGCCTGACCGGCATCCCGTTCTCCCTGGCGGTCTCGGTCGCGGCGGGCGTCTCGGTGCAGAAGCTGGTGCCGCGGTTCGGCCGGAAGGTCCTCCAGACGGGTGCGCTGGCCATGGTGTGCGGTCTGCTGCTGTACATCTGGGAGGCCGGACGGTACGGGACCGGCATCGACTCCTGGCAGATGGCCCTCCCGCTGCTCGTGATGGGGGCCGGGATGGGGCTGATCGTGGCGCCGCTGACGGACGCGGTGCTCTCGGAGGTGCCGCGCGAGCATGCGGGTTCGGCGTCCGGCCTCATCAACACCACCATGCAGATGGGCAACGCGCTGGGGCTGGCGCTGGTCTCGGTCGTCTTCCTGGCCGCGGTCGACGAGGGCGACATCACCGGCGGGCGGCAGGCGGCGGGAGACGCGTTCACCGAGGCGTTCCAGCACTCCCTGTGGTGGGTCATCGGGGTCCTCACGGTCATCTTCCTCCTGATGTCCGCGCTGCCCGCGCGGCCGAAGCAGCACCTGGAGGGCGCGGCCGACGGCCCGGGGAACCCGGCCGACGCCGCGGAGGGCACGGTCGACGCCCCGCGGCGGGCGGCCGGCGCCAGGGAGGCCGGCGACGAGACGCCGGCCGAGTCCCGGCAGGAGCCGGCTCTGGCCCCGTAG